In Janibacter sp. CX7, a single genomic region encodes these proteins:
- a CDS encoding cation-translocating P-type ATPase, translating to MTTETDPVTTSTVELQIGGMTCASCANRIERKLNKLDDVTASVNYATEKATVTAPFGTDPQDLITVVEQTGYTATLPAAEPPSSEEEAPQDRELTALRQRLIGSAVLAVPVILLAMVPALQFDYWGFASLVLATPVVFWAGWPFHRATWTNLRHGAATMDTLISVGTLSAWLWSVVALFFGTAGDRGMTHAFELTISRTDGLGSIYLEVAAGVITFILMGRYFEKRSKRRAGDALRALLELGAKEVAVLRGGAEVRIPVEELSVGDEFVVRPGEKVATDGVITSGTSAIDASMLTGESVPVEVGEGDAVTGATVNEGGRLVVRATRVGSDTQLAQMARLVEDAQSGKAEVQRLADTVSGVFVPVAITIAVATLGAWLGAGFPVSAAFTAAVAVLIIACPCALGLATPTALLVGTGRGAQMGVLIKGPEVLESTRTVDTIVLDKTGTVTSGAMTLVDSVPAKGVDRTDLLRLAGALEHASEHPIAQAIAKGAAAEVGDLPGVEGFDNVQGQGVTGVVDGHAVVAGRETLLADWSMTLDDELAAAKAAAEAEGRTAIAVGWDGQARGVLVVSDTVKPTSAEAIAGLKKLGLTPVLLTGDNRAVAEQVAAEVGIDEVIAEVMPADKVDVVTRLQGEGKVVAMVGDGVNDAPALAQADLGLAMGTGTDVAIEAADITLVRGDLRAAVDAIRLSRKTLGTIKANLFWAFAYNTAAIPLAALGLLNPMLAGAAMALSSVFVVSNSLRLRAFRASA from the coding sequence ATGACCACTGAGACGGACCCGGTCACCACCTCGACCGTCGAGCTGCAGATCGGCGGCATGACCTGCGCGTCGTGCGCCAACCGCATCGAGCGCAAGCTCAACAAGCTCGACGACGTCACCGCGAGCGTCAACTACGCGACGGAGAAGGCGACCGTCACCGCCCCCTTCGGCACCGACCCGCAGGACCTCATCACGGTCGTCGAGCAGACCGGCTACACCGCGACGCTCCCGGCGGCGGAGCCCCCTTCGTCCGAGGAGGAGGCGCCGCAGGACCGTGAGCTGACCGCCCTGCGCCAGCGACTCATCGGCTCGGCCGTGCTCGCCGTCCCGGTCATCCTGCTGGCGATGGTCCCGGCCCTGCAGTTCGACTACTGGGGCTTCGCCTCGCTCGTGCTGGCGACGCCGGTCGTCTTCTGGGCCGGCTGGCCCTTCCACCGCGCGACGTGGACCAACCTGCGCCACGGCGCCGCGACGATGGACACGCTCATCTCCGTCGGCACGCTGTCGGCCTGGCTGTGGTCGGTCGTCGCCCTCTTCTTCGGCACCGCCGGCGACCGCGGGATGACGCACGCCTTCGAGCTGACGATCTCGCGCACCGACGGCCTCGGCAGCATCTACCTCGAGGTCGCGGCGGGTGTCATCACCTTCATCCTCATGGGGCGCTACTTCGAGAAGCGGTCCAAGCGGCGCGCCGGCGACGCCCTGCGCGCCCTGCTCGAGCTGGGCGCCAAGGAGGTCGCCGTCCTGCGCGGTGGCGCCGAGGTGCGCATCCCGGTCGAGGAGCTGTCGGTCGGCGACGAGTTCGTCGTGCGGCCGGGTGAGAAGGTCGCGACCGACGGCGTCATCACCTCGGGCACGAGCGCGATCGACGCCTCGATGCTCACCGGCGAGTCCGTCCCGGTCGAGGTCGGCGAGGGCGATGCCGTGACCGGCGCGACAGTCAACGAGGGCGGCCGGCTCGTCGTGCGCGCCACCCGGGTCGGCTCCGACACGCAGCTGGCGCAGATGGCCCGGCTCGTCGAGGACGCGCAGTCCGGCAAGGCCGAGGTGCAGCGCCTCGCCGACACGGTCTCGGGGGTCTTCGTCCCCGTCGCCATCACGATCGCCGTCGCGACGCTCGGCGCCTGGCTCGGCGCGGGCTTCCCCGTGAGCGCAGCCTTCACCGCGGCCGTCGCGGTCCTCATCATCGCCTGCCCGTGCGCGCTCGGCCTGGCGACGCCCACCGCCCTGCTCGTCGGCACGGGTCGCGGCGCGCAGATGGGCGTGCTCATCAAGGGCCCCGAGGTCCTGGAGTCCACGCGCACGGTCGACACGATCGTCCTCGACAAGACCGGCACGGTCACCTCCGGCGCCATGACCCTCGTCGACTCCGTCCCGGCGAAGGGGGTCGACCGCACCGATCTCCTCCGGTTGGCCGGTGCCCTCGAGCACGCCTCGGAGCACCCCATCGCCCAGGCCATCGCGAAGGGAGCCGCCGCCGAGGTCGGCGACCTGCCGGGCGTCGAGGGCTTCGACAACGTGCAGGGCCAGGGGGTCACCGGTGTCGTCGACGGCCACGCCGTCGTCGCCGGCCGCGAGACGCTGCTCGCCGACTGGTCGATGACGCTCGACGACGAGCTGGCCGCGGCCAAGGCGGCCGCCGAGGCCGAGGGCCGCACGGCGATCGCCGTCGGCTGGGACGGGCAGGCCCGCGGCGTGCTCGTCGTCTCCGACACGGTCAAGCCGACGAGCGCCGAGGCCATCGCCGGGCTGAAGAAGCTCGGCCTCACCCCCGTCCTGCTCACCGGGGACAACCGCGCGGTCGCCGAGCAGGTCGCCGCCGAGGTCGGCATCGACGAGGTCATCGCCGAGGTCATGCCCGCCGACAAGGTCGACGTCGTCACGCGCCTGCAGGGCGAGGGCAAGGTCGTCGCCATGGTCGGCGACGGCGTCAACGACGCACCCGCGCTCGCGCAGGCCGACCTCGGCCTGGCGATGGGCACGGGCACCGACGTGGCGATCGAGGCCGCCGACATCACCCTCGTGCGAGGGGACCTGCGGGCTGCGGTCGACGCGATCCGCCTCTCGCGCAAGACGCTCGGCACGATCAAGGCCAACCTCTTCTGGGCCTTCGCCTACAACACCGCGGCGATCCCGCTCGCGGCGCTCGGGCTGCTCAACCCGATGCTCGCCGGTGCCGCGATGGCCCTGTCCAGCGTCTTCGTCGTGAGCAACAGCCTGCGGCTGCGGGCCTTCCGCGCGAGCGCCTGA
- a CDS encoding mismatch-specific DNA-glycosylase, whose amino-acid sequence MPSARRSFTRAELESFRDAEVPDLLPGRGQELRLLFVGINPGLWTAATQTHFAHPGNRFYPALLRAGILTRAVDPAAGMTDEDREHLRERGIGITNLVRRATARADELTAEELREGGERLLATIASTRPAVVAVAGITAYRQAFGVRKAQTGEQPEPVEGARLWVAPNPSGLNAHETVDSLAVAYAEPARAAGLLD is encoded by the coding sequence ATGCCGAGTGCCCGCCGCAGCTTCACCCGTGCCGAGCTGGAGTCCTTCCGCGACGCCGAGGTCCCCGACCTCCTGCCGGGCCGCGGCCAGGAGCTGCGGCTGCTCTTCGTCGGGATCAACCCCGGGCTGTGGACCGCGGCGACGCAGACCCACTTCGCGCACCCGGGCAACCGCTTCTACCCGGCCCTGCTGCGAGCAGGCATCCTCACCCGCGCCGTCGACCCCGCCGCGGGCATGACCGACGAGGACCGCGAGCACCTGCGCGAGCGCGGCATCGGCATCACCAACCTCGTGCGCCGGGCCACCGCCCGCGCCGACGAGCTCACGGCCGAAGAGCTGCGCGAGGGCGGCGAGCGCCTGCTGGCCACCATCGCCAGCACCCGCCCGGCAGTCGTCGCCGTCGCCGGGATCACCGCCTACCGACAGGCCTTCGGGGTGCGCAAGGCGCAGACCGGCGAGCAGCCCGAGCCCGTCGAGGGCGCCCGGCTGTGGGTCGCGCCCAACCCGAGCGGGCTCAACGCCCACGAGACGGTCGACTCGCTGGCCGTCGCCTACGCCGAGCCCGCCCGCGCCGCCGGCCTCCTCGACTGA
- a CDS encoding ATP-binding protein produces MSRDTWRVTTHDWSREVDAEHLVEARRVAASLGDALALHLALEVIAYADDEGQAMRRRGVVRVVVQGDLVEVDDDGRGTDTRRDETGQVVRKPVMATRDVRFFDAPDAPRLPDGLPRRGMSIVSASSPLLRHTNRRSEGAWTQAYRHGVPDSDLREVEDRQRPGTTVAFVLPPGGRLDADRLRELAGGFAHVDVTVTD; encoded by the coding sequence ATGTCGCGTGACACCTGGCGCGTGACGACGCACGACTGGTCGCGCGAGGTGGACGCCGAGCACCTGGTCGAGGCGCGGCGGGTGGCGGCGTCCCTTGGTGACGCGCTCGCCCTGCACCTCGCGCTCGAGGTCATCGCCTATGCCGACGACGAGGGGCAGGCCATGCGTCGCAGAGGTGTGGTGAGGGTCGTCGTGCAGGGCGACCTGGTCGAGGTCGACGACGACGGTCGGGGCACCGACACCCGGCGTGACGAGACGGGGCAGGTCGTGCGCAAGCCGGTCATGGCGACCCGCGATGTCCGGTTCTTCGACGCCCCGGACGCTCCGCGCCTGCCGGACGGGCTGCCGCGACGGGGGATGAGCATCGTCTCCGCCAGCTCGCCCCTCCTGCGGCACACCAACCGCCGGTCGGAGGGGGCGTGGACCCAGGCCTACCGCCACGGCGTGCCGGACTCGGACCTGCGGGAGGTCGAGGACCGTCAGCGCCCGGGGACGACCGTGGCCTTCGTGCTCCCGCCCGGTGGTCGACTCGACGCAGACCGGCTGCGCGAGCTGGCGGGCGGCTTCGCGCACGTCGACGTGACGGTGACGGACTGA
- a CDS encoding PaaI family thioesterase, whose protein sequence is MSTAFQDTYPDDVAHCYGCGTQNPAGHQLKSHWDGEETVARFTPRPEHTAMPGYVYGGLIASLVDCHGTGSAAAAGHRAQGREMGTEPALRYVTASLHVDYLAPTPMGVELELRGVIEEVTERKVVVAETVRAGETLVAKGKVVAVLMPAGMAQG, encoded by the coding sequence ATGAGCACCGCCTTCCAGGACACCTACCCCGACGACGTCGCGCACTGCTACGGGTGCGGCACGCAGAACCCCGCCGGCCACCAGCTGAAGTCGCACTGGGACGGCGAGGAGACCGTCGCGCGCTTCACCCCGCGGCCCGAGCACACGGCGATGCCCGGCTACGTCTACGGCGGGCTCATCGCCTCGCTCGTCGACTGCCACGGCACGGGCAGCGCCGCCGCCGCAGGGCACCGCGCGCAGGGTCGCGAGATGGGCACCGAGCCGGCGCTGCGCTACGTCACCGCCTCGCTGCACGTCGACTACCTCGCGCCGACGCCGATGGGCGTCGAGCTCGAGCTGCGGGGTGTCATCGAGGAGGTCACCGAGCGCAAGGTCGTCGTCGCCGAGACCGTGCGCGCCGGGGAGACCCTCGTGGCGAAGGGGAAGGTCGTCGCCGTGCTCATGCCCGCCGGGATGGCCCAGGGCTGA
- a CDS encoding MFS transporter translates to MTEPATSTPHRIHPAWWVAAVAFLALLGAAGFRAAPGALMVPLHEEFGWSMSTMSLSVGINLLLYGLVAPFAAALMDRFGMRQVIAGALTLVALGAGGSTLMTASWQLHIFWGVLIGTGTGSMALVLAATVANRWFVARRGLVMGVLTAGSATGQLIFLPPVAALAEDVGWRPASLVIAVAALAVAPIAWLVMRDHPHDRGVLPFGADPQTWVPPEEVTGGAMGRAIDGLRFAVRHKAFWALALAFAICGATTNGLIGIHFIPSAHDHGMSQTTAAGLLALVGIFDIVGTIASGWLTDVFDPRWLLVAYYFFRGVGLLVLPLLLSDAVHPSMLLFIIVYGLDWVATVPPTAALCREIFGEQGTIVFGWVFAAHQIGAALAAFGAGVIRDTFGAYTWAWWGGAMLCVIASVLSFAVRREPVVEPQRERMAVG, encoded by the coding sequence ATGACCGAGCCGGCCACCTCGACGCCTCACCGCATCCACCCCGCGTGGTGGGTCGCGGCCGTCGCCTTCCTCGCGCTGCTCGGCGCGGCCGGCTTCCGTGCGGCCCCGGGCGCGCTCATGGTGCCGCTCCACGAGGAGTTCGGCTGGTCGATGAGCACGATGTCGCTCTCGGTCGGGATCAACCTCCTGCTCTACGGTCTCGTCGCCCCCTTCGCCGCGGCCCTGATGGACCGCTTCGGCATGCGGCAGGTCATCGCCGGCGCGCTCACCCTCGTCGCGCTCGGCGCCGGCGGCAGCACGCTCATGACGGCGTCGTGGCAGCTGCACATCTTCTGGGGCGTGCTCATCGGGACCGGTACCGGCTCGATGGCCCTCGTGCTCGCCGCGACCGTCGCCAACCGGTGGTTCGTGGCGCGAAGGGGGTTGGTCATGGGCGTCCTCACCGCCGGCTCCGCCACGGGGCAGCTGATCTTCCTGCCGCCGGTCGCGGCCCTGGCGGAGGACGTCGGTTGGCGACCCGCCTCGCTCGTCATCGCGGTCGCAGCACTCGCCGTCGCGCCCATCGCCTGGCTCGTCATGCGGGACCACCCGCACGACCGGGGCGTCCTCCCCTTCGGCGCTGATCCGCAGACCTGGGTCCCGCCGGAAGAGGTGACCGGCGGCGCGATGGGGCGGGCGATCGACGGGCTGCGCTTCGCGGTGCGGCACAAGGCCTTCTGGGCGCTCGCGCTCGCCTTCGCGATCTGCGGCGCGACGACCAACGGACTCATCGGCATCCACTTCATCCCGTCGGCGCACGACCACGGCATGTCGCAGACGACAGCTGCCGGACTGCTGGCGCTCGTCGGCATCTTCGACATCGTCGGGACCATCGCCTCGGGGTGGCTCACCGACGTCTTCGACCCACGCTGGCTGCTCGTCGCCTACTACTTCTTCCGCGGGGTGGGGCTGCTCGTGCTGCCGCTGCTCCTGTCGGACGCCGTGCACCCGAGCATGCTGCTCTTCATCATCGTCTACGGCCTGGACTGGGTGGCGACCGTGCCGCCGACCGCCGCGCTGTGCCGGGAGATCTTCGGCGAGCAGGGGACGATCGTCTTCGGCTGGGTCTTCGCCGCGCACCAGATCGGGGCGGCGCTCGCGGCCTTCGGGGCCGGGGTCATCCGCGACACCTTCGGCGCCTACACGTGGGCGTGGTGGGGCGGGGCGATGCTCTGCGTCATCGCCTCCGTGCTGTCCTTCGCCGTGCGGCGCGAGCCGGTCGTCGAGCCCCAGCGGGAGCGGATGGCCGTCGGCTGA
- a CDS encoding VOC family protein, translating into MVSDGPWIQLFIDVPRETWERSVDFWTAATGWAASEPRGERGQFVTLVPADGPGWVKLQAVDGPPRLHLDLDDPDRAGATRRSVCLGASPQWEYEGVPVMRSPGGLFFCHTVEAPGRIDRGDPLRVLDQVCIDIPARLWESETAFWAELLQRPLTKGREPEFAFLDGGAALRVLLQRLDDESGEVRAHPDFAVADREAETRRHVALGADVEGVFPWWTVLRAPDGHVYCLTERDPATGRVRRAPSS; encoded by the coding sequence ATGGTCTCCGACGGTCCTTGGATCCAGCTCTTCATCGATGTCCCGCGCGAGACGTGGGAGAGGTCGGTGGACTTCTGGACGGCCGCGACCGGGTGGGCGGCGAGCGAGCCTCGAGGCGAGCGCGGGCAGTTCGTCACGCTCGTGCCGGCCGACGGCCCGGGGTGGGTCAAGCTCCAGGCGGTCGACGGTCCGCCACGGCTGCATCTCGACCTCGACGACCCGGACCGCGCCGGCGCGACGCGGCGCTCGGTCTGCCTTGGGGCGAGTCCCCAGTGGGAGTACGAGGGCGTGCCGGTGATGCGCTCGCCGGGTGGGCTGTTCTTCTGCCACACCGTCGAGGCGCCGGGGCGGATCGACCGGGGTGACCCCCTTCGCGTCCTCGACCAGGTGTGCATCGACATCCCCGCCCGGCTCTGGGAGTCCGAGACCGCCTTCTGGGCCGAGCTGCTGCAGCGGCCGCTGACGAAGGGGAGGGAGCCCGAGTTCGCCTTCCTCGACGGCGGGGCCGCCCTGCGCGTCCTCCTCCAGCGGCTCGACGACGAGTCCGGTGAGGTCCGGGCCCACCCGGACTTCGCCGTCGCGGACCGCGAGGCCGAGACCCGACGGCACGTCGCGCTCGGCGCCGACGTCGAGGGGGTCTTCCCGTGGTGGACCGTCCTGCGCGCACCCGACGGGCACGTCTACTGCCTCACCGAGCGCGACCCGGCGACCGGGCGCGTGCGACGAGCACCGTCGTCCTGA
- a CDS encoding GNAT family N-acetyltransferase: MPLVIRPRTDADLPALGRALVEQQAASGYPHREPLPMAPEDFVARSGALATWTALLFDEPVGHVAVLPVRDPEVSLEPALSRLWMAGHGLPADRLAEIGVYFTATHVRGRGVGAALMRTALDHLAAHELAPCLDVIPTGSAVDLYRRTGWREVGRTRPAWLDADAPDVVAMVLPTGS; this comes from the coding sequence GTGCCTCTCGTCATCCGCCCCCGCACCGACGCCGACCTGCCTGCGCTGGGTCGCGCCCTCGTCGAGCAGCAGGCCGCGTCCGGCTACCCGCACCGCGAGCCCCTGCCGATGGCGCCGGAGGACTTCGTGGCCCGGTCCGGCGCACTGGCGACGTGGACCGCCCTCCTCTTCGACGAACCCGTCGGCCACGTCGCGGTGCTGCCGGTCCGCGACCCCGAGGTGAGCCTGGAGCCGGCGCTGTCCCGCCTGTGGATGGCCGGCCACGGCCTGCCGGCCGACCGGCTCGCCGAGATCGGCGTGTACTTCACCGCGACCCACGTGCGCGGCCGGGGCGTCGGCGCCGCCCTCATGCGCACCGCCCTCGACCACCTCGCCGCGCACGAACTGGCCCCGTGCCTCGACGTCATCCCCACCGGCTCGGCCGTCGACCTCTACCGCCGCACCGGCTGGCGAGAGGTCGGCCGCACCCGCCCCGCGTGGCTCGACGCCGACGCCCCCGACGTCGTCGCGATGGTCCTGCCGACGGGCTCCTGA